From a region of the Thermomonas sp. HDW16 genome:
- the tsaB gene encoding tRNA (adenosine(37)-N6)-threonylcarbamoyltransferase complex dimerization subunit type 1 TsaB codes for MKLLAIETATEACSVAVWIDGEVHERFEIAPRRHAELTLPWAEQLLAQAGVAKSQLDAIAVGRGPGAFTGVRLAIALAQGIALALDRPLLPVSTLAALAMRAETNADGAGIIAAVDARMGEVYLGAFARQGEGLVALTGEVVVKPDAATVPDGRDWHGVGTGFAAADGALRVHLQGRLASVDGMALPHAADVARLGASMFARGEAIAPERVEPAYLRNNVALTIVEQQALRKQP; via the coding sequence ATGAAACTGCTCGCCATCGAAACCGCTACCGAAGCCTGTTCCGTCGCGGTATGGATCGATGGTGAGGTACACGAGCGCTTCGAAATCGCCCCGCGTCGACATGCGGAGCTGACCCTGCCATGGGCGGAGCAGCTGTTGGCGCAGGCCGGCGTGGCGAAATCGCAGCTGGACGCCATCGCCGTCGGCCGCGGGCCCGGCGCGTTCACCGGCGTGCGCCTGGCGATCGCGCTGGCGCAGGGCATCGCGCTGGCGCTGGATCGGCCATTGCTGCCGGTATCCACGTTGGCGGCATTGGCGATGCGCGCGGAAACGAACGCGGATGGCGCAGGCATCATCGCCGCGGTCGACGCGCGCATGGGCGAGGTCTACCTCGGCGCATTCGCGCGGCAGGGCGAGGGTCTGGTCGCGTTGACCGGCGAAGTGGTGGTCAAGCCGGATGCCGCGACCGTTCCGGATGGCCGGGATTGGCATGGCGTCGGTACCGGATTCGCCGCCGCCGATGGCGCCTTGCGCGTGCATCTGCAGGGCCGGCTGGCATCGGTCGATGGCATGGCGCTACCGCATGCCGCGGATGTCGCCAGGCTGGGTGCATCGATGTTCGCGCGCGGCGAAGCAATCGCGCCGGAGCGGGTCGAACCCGCCTACCTGCGCAACAACGTGGCGCTGACCATCGTCGAGCAACAGGCCTTGCGCAAACAGCCGTAG